A single region of the Acanthopagrus latus isolate v.2019 chromosome 11, fAcaLat1.1, whole genome shotgun sequence genome encodes:
- the tmem165 gene encoding transmembrane protein 165: MPLMVGGGNGRADRNVMCLLFPLAAVFLLSVGVAAVPEEHKSAVQEQPAPEKASSPHPVGPAVSEDDSSKGNLGFIHAFVASISVIIVSELGDKTFFIAAIMAMRYNRLTVLAGAMLALGLMTCLSVLFGYATTIIPRIYTYYVSTALFAIFGVRMLREGLRMSPDEGQEELEEVQAEIKKKDEELQRSKLANGTPDVEAGSGTTIPQGKWHSLISPIFIQALTLTFLAEWGDRSQLTTIILAAREDPFGVAVGGTLGHCMCTGLAVVGGRMIAQKISVRTVTIIGGIVFLAFAFSALFIKPDAGF, encoded by the exons ATGCCTCTCATGGTCGGCGGAGGTAACGGACGAGCTGATAGAAATGTGATGTGCCTCTTGTTTCCGCTCGCCGCCGTGTTTTTGTTGTCGGTCGGAGTTGCTGCAGTTCCAGAGGAGCACAAATCAGCTGTCCAGGAGCAGCCCGCACCAGAG AAAGCCTCAAGTCCCCATCCAGTAGGCCCGGCAGTGTCTGAAGATGACTCCAGCAAAGGAAACCTGGGCTTCATTCATGCCTTTGTGgcctccatctctgtcatcaTCGTCTCTGAGTTGGGagacaagacatttttcatcGCAGCCATCATGGCCATGCGTTACAACCGTCTCACCGTGCTGGCAGGTGCCATGCTGGCCCTGGGACTCATGACTTGTCTCTCAG TGCTCTTTGGCTACGCCACCACCATCATCCCTAGAATCTACACATACTACGTGTCCACCGCTCTGTTTGCCATCTTCGGTGTACGCATGCTGAGAGAGGGGCTGAGAATGAGTCCAGATGAAggccaggaggagctggaggaggtgcaggCAGAGATCAAGAAGAAGGATGAAGAG CTCCAGCGATCCAAGCTGGCCAATGGGACTCCAGACGTGGAAGCTGGGTCGGGGACTACAATTCCTCAGGGAAAGTGGCACAGCTTAATTTCACCCATCTTCATCCAAGCCCTCACCCTCACCTTCCTGGCAGAGTGGGGGGACCGCTCACAGCTGACCACTATAATTCTAGCTGCCCGGGAG GATCCATTTGGAGTGGCAGTGGGCGGCACACTTGGACACTGTATGTGTACCGGACTGGCTGTGGTAGGAGGGAGAATGATCGCCCAGAAAATATCTGTCAGAACAG TTACAATCATTGGAGGGATCGTTTTCCTGGCGTTTGCCTTCTCTGCCCTGTTCATCAAGCCGGACGCTGGATTTTAA